The region AGCCGCTTGACGTGGGTATCCACCGGGATGCCGACCACCACGCCGTAGGCATTGGCCAGGACGATGTTGGCGGTCTTTCTGGAGACCCCGGGCAGGCGAAGCATCTCCTCCATGGTCTTCGGCACCTGGCCGCCGAAGGCATCCACCAGCAGCTGGCAGCTGGCCCGGAGGTGCTTGGCCTTGTTGCGGAAGAAGCCGGTGGAGTAGATGGCCTTTTCCAGCTCCGCCTGGGGAGCGGCGGCGAAATCGGCGGCGGTGCGGTAGCGGGCGAAGAGGGCGGGGGTCACCCGGTTGACCACCTCGTCGGTGCACTGGGCCGAAAGCATGGTGGCCACCAGGAGCTCCAATGGCGAGCCGAAATGGAGGGCGATGCGGGCCTCGGGATACAGGGCATCGAGCTGCGCGAGCAGGGCCAGGCCGGGAGGGGGGGGCGAAGTCGTCTTGTCCATGGCCCCACATGGTAGTGAAGGGAATCCGATCTTGGCAATGAAAAAGTGCCGGAACGCGGTTGCCGCGCCCGGCCGGGCGGGGGCAATTGTTCTTGACAAAGAACGGCCCGGCGAGCATATTCGAAGGCCATTCTTTGCCCCGGGGCCAGCCTGGGGCCGGGCTTCGGGGAGGGCACCGGGGGCAGCTGCGGCGGGAGCGGCGCCCTCGATCCCGGATCCTCACCAGTTTTCATCTCGCGGTGGGCAAAGGAACTTCCATGAGGGTACTGGTCAGCGACAATCTGGCACCGGCAGGCGTGTCGATCATGCGGGAAGCAGGGCTTGCGGTGGATGTCCGCACCGGTTTGCCGCCAGCCGAGCTGAAGGCGATCATCAAGGACTACCACGGCCTCGTCATCCGGAGCGCCACCAAGGTCACTGCCGAGATCATCGAAGCGGCGGACAGCCTCAAGGCGGTAGGGCGGGCCGGCATTGGCCTTGATAATGTCGACGTCGCTGCTGCCACCCAGCGGGGCATTGTGGTCATGAACGCCCCGGAGGGCAACACCACCACCACCGCCGAGCATGCCCTCGCCATGCTCATGGCGCTGTCCCGGAACATTCCCCAGGCCACCGCCTCGATGAAGGCCGGCAAGTGGGAGAAGAAGCGGTTCATGGGCCGGGAGATCACCGGCAAGACCTTGGGCATCATCGGCATCGGTCGGATCGGCTCCATTGTCGCCAACCGGGCCGCTGGCCTCAGGATGCAGGTCATTGCCTTCGATCCGCACATCCCGGCGGACGTGGCGGAGCGCCTGGGCATCGAGCTGGTGAGTCTGGCGGATCTGTATCGCCGTTCCGACTACATCTCGGTGCACGTGCCCCTCACCAAGGAGACCCAGAAGCTGGTCGGCCGTGAGGCCTTCGCGGCCATGAAGAAGGACGCCATGCTCATCGACTGCGCCCGGGGTGGCATCGTCGACGAGGAGGCCCTGCTGGAGGCCCTGCAGGGCGGTGAGATCGCCGGCGCGGCCCTGGACGTCTTCGCCAA is a window of Thermodesulfobacteriota bacterium DNA encoding:
- the nth gene encoding endonuclease III, yielding MDKTTSPPPPGLALLAQLDALYPEARIALHFGSPLELLVATMLSAQCTDEVVNRVTPALFARYRTAADFAAAPQAELEKAIYSTGFFRNKAKHLRASCQLLVDAFGGQVPKTMEEMLRLPGVSRKTANIVLANAYGVVVGIPVDTHVKRLAGRLGLSAARQPERIEADLMALVPRKDWGRVSYALIAHGRALCLARKPRCAQCPLAPTCPSAFKV